One Halomonas sp. THAF5a genomic region harbors:
- a CDS encoding Ig-like domain-containing protein has product MAAPIANDDSIITATDTAVQIAVLANDSDPDGDALSLGAFTQPTSGSVTADADGTLTYTPDAGFTGTDSFTYRASDGALQSEPATVTVTVEAPPSTTVQFQQGLEGYAGTADTYLREAAPATSLASATTLNVDSRDDGGKVQILLRFDDLFGDGAGQIPLGATILSATLVVETTSKGDGATLHRMLQPWEDGATWNGLENGIQADGVEAVAQADLDTGFIGVGTTHLDVSSSLQAWADGALNLGWAFLPTGSDGWDFDSAEGSSPPRLIVEYSVPDDDPTNQAPLANDDSIITATDTAVQIAVLANDSDPDGDALSLGAFTQPTSGSVTANADGTLTYTPNAGFTGTDSFTYRASDGALQSEPATVTVTVEGANQAPLANDDSITTATDTAVQIAVLANDSDPDGDVLSLGAFTQPTSGSVTANADGTLTYTPNAGFTGTDSFTYRASDGALQSEPATVTVTVEGANQAPLANDDSITTATDTAVQIAVLANDSDPDGDALSLGAFTQPTSGSVTANADGTLTYTPDAGFTGTDSFTYRASDGALQSEPATVTVTVEAPPSMTVQFQQGLEGYAGTADTYLREAAPATSLASATTLNVDSRDDGGKVQILLRFDDLFGDGAGQIPLGATILSATLVVETTSKGDGATLHRMLQPWEDGATWNGLENGIQADGVEAVAQADLDTGFIGVGTTHLDVSSSLQAWADGALNLGWAFLPTGSDGWDFDSAEGSSPPRLIVEYSVPDDDPTNQAPLANDDSIITATDTAVQIAVLANDSDPDGDALSLGAFTQPTSGSVTANADGTLTYTPNAGFTGTDSFTYRASDGALQSEPATVTVTVEGANQAPLANDDSITTATDTAVQIAVLANDSDPDGDVLSLGAFTQPTSGSVTANADGTLTYTPNAGFTGTDSFTYRASDGALQSEPATVTVTVEGANQAPLANDDSIITATDTAVQIAVLANDSDPDGDALSLGAFTQPTSGSVTANADGTLTYTPDAGFTGTDSFTYRASDGALQSEPATVTVTVEAPPSMTVQFQQGLEGYAGTADTYLREAAPATSLASATTLNVDSRDDGGKVQILLRFDDLFGDGAGQIPLGATILSATLVVETTSKGDGATLHRMLQPWEDGATWNGLENGIQADGVEAVAQADLDTGFIGVGTTHLDVSSSLQAWADGALNLGWAFLPTGSDGWDFDSAEGSSPPRLIVEYSVPDDDPTNQAPLANDDSIITATDTAVQIAVLANDSDPDGDALSLGAFTQPTSGSVTANADGTLTYTPNAGFTGTDSFTYRASDGALQSEPATVTVTVEGANQAPLANDDSITTATDTAVQIAVLANDSDPDGDVLSLGAFTQPTSGSVTANADGTLTYTPNAGFTGTDSFTYRASDGALQSEPATVTVTVEGANQAPLANDDSIITATDTAVQIAVLANDSDPDGDALSLGAFTQPTSGSVTANADGTLTYTPDAGFTGTDSFTYRASDGALQSEPATVTVTVEGANQAPLANDDSITTATDTAVQIAVLANDSDPDGDALSLGAFTQPTSGSVTANADGTLTYTPDAGFTGTDSFTYRASDGALQSEPATVTVTVEGANQAPLANDDSIITATDTAVQIAVLANDSDPDGDVLSLGAFTQPTSGGVTANADGTLTYTPNAGFTGTDSFTYRASDGALQSEPATVTVTVEGANQAPLANDDSITTATDTAVQIAVLANDSDPDGDALSLGAFTQPTSGSVTANADGTLTYTPNAGFTGTDSFTYRASDGALQSEPATVTVTVEAPPSMTVQFQQGLEGYAGTADTYLREAAPATSLASATTLNVDSRDDGGKVQILLRFDDLFGDGAGQIPLGATILSATLVVETTSKGDGATLHRMLQPWGDGATWNGLENGIQADGVEAVAQADLDTGFIGVGTTHLDVSSSLQAWADGALNLGWAFLPTGSDGWDFDSAEGSSPPRLIVEYSVPVDDPSNEAPLANDDSITLPWDTAVQVAVLANDSDPDGDPLSLGALTAPMNGTLSVQSDGTLIYTPEAGFSGTDSFTYRASDGHLLSSQAIVSITVEATGDARDTSYIATEFSTSDKRNFSHTNANKSFYHDGEWWSVLPEESGWHVYRFDGPIPEPGSLGGWTMASPTMLTSGRRADIAWHDETDTLYVLNFGPSESDPRLFKLGYDAVNGEFQIQADIQLAGAGGKLTGAEWQQSTEMSLGLDQNGNPIVSLIGPSSAGGEGGLKLAFPTSESLETWNTALVDSGPTTVSASNGDNKVDFVAFQIGGVDHVGFVYGDNATGLWKFAYQTTPSTPDAYASGWVIETITGAVGLDNHLAALWADDAIIMTMKDDQDAIWTVKGVPGNWEAPVLVHDASYEASRPTLAFDEDSDQIFIFYQENAVSPYGDIHFKTSPIAELSFDANAPGTRFVSSDSPDENMIDPQMPTHSVGESTGGEFFVFARNDESNEIWYNDFSLAEDVLIA; this is encoded by the coding sequence GTGGCCGCTCCAATCGCTAATGACGACAGCATCATCACCGCCACGGACACCGCCGTGCAGATCGCCGTGCTCGCCAACGACAGCGACCCCGACGGCGATGCGCTGAGCCTCGGCGCCTTCACCCAGCCGACCAGCGGCAGCGTCACGGCCGACGCCGACGGCACGCTCACCTACACCCCCGACGCGGGCTTCACCGGCACCGACAGCTTCACCTACCGCGCCTCGGACGGGGCGCTTCAGAGCGAGCCCGCCACGGTCACCGTGACCGTCGAGGCACCGCCCAGCACGACCGTCCAGTTCCAGCAGGGCCTCGAGGGCTATGCCGGCACGGCAGACACCTATCTTCGCGAGGCAGCGCCCGCCACCAGTCTGGCGAGCGCCACGACCCTCAATGTCGACAGCCGCGACGACGGCGGTAAGGTCCAGATCCTGTTGCGTTTCGATGACCTCTTCGGTGATGGGGCCGGGCAGATTCCCCTGGGCGCTACCATCCTCTCCGCCACGCTCGTGGTGGAGACCACCAGCAAGGGAGACGGCGCCACGCTCCACCGCATGCTTCAGCCCTGGGAGGATGGTGCCACCTGGAACGGCCTCGAGAACGGCATCCAGGCCGATGGCGTCGAAGCCGTGGCCCAGGCCGATCTCGACACGGGTTTCATCGGCGTCGGCACGACACACCTCGATGTCTCGTCGAGCCTGCAGGCCTGGGCCGACGGTGCACTGAACCTCGGTTGGGCCTTCCTGCCCACCGGCTCCGATGGCTGGGACTTCGACTCGGCAGAGGGCAGCTCCCCACCGCGATTGATCGTCGAATACAGTGTTCCCGACGACGATCCAACCAACCAGGCGCCCCTCGCTAACGACGACAGCATCATCACCGCTACGGACACCGCCGTGCAGATCGCCGTGCTCGCCAACGACAGCGACCCCGACGGCGATGCGCTGAGCCTCGGCGCCTTCACCCAGCCGACCAGCGGCAGCGTCACGGCCAACGCCGACGGCACGCTCACCTACACTCCCAACGCGGGCTTCACCGGCACCGACAGCTTCACCTACCGCGCCTCGGACGGGGCGCTTCAGAGCGAGCCCGCCACGGTCACCGTGACCGTCGAAGGGGCCAACCAGGCGCCCCTCGCCAACGACGACAGCATCACCACCGCCACGGACACCGCCGTGCAGATCGCCGTGCTCGCCAACGACAGCGACCCCGACGGCGATGTGCTGAGCCTCGGCGCCTTCACCCAGCCGACCAGCGGCAGCGTCACGGCCAACGCCGACGGCACGCTCACCTACACTCCCAACGCGGGCTTCACCGGCACCGACAGCTTCACCTACCGCGCCTCGGACGGGGCGCTTCAGAGCGAGCCCGCCACGGTCACCGTGACCGTCGAAGGGGCCAACCAGGCGCCCCTCGCCAACGACGACAGCATCACCACCGCCACGGACACCGCCGTGCAGATCGCCGTGCTCGCCAACGACAGCGATCCCGACGGCGATGCGCTGAGCCTCGGCGCCTTCACCCAGCCGACCAGCGGCAGTGTCACGGCCAACGCCGACGGCACGCTCACCTACACCCCCGACGCGGGCTTCACCGGCACCGACAGCTTCACCTACCGCGCCTCGGACGGGGCACTTCAGAGCGAGCCCGCCACGGTCACCGTGACCGTCGAGGCGCCGCCCAGCATGACCGTCCAGTTCCAGCAGGGCCTCGAGGGCTATGCCGGCACGGCAGACACTTATCTCCGCGAGGCAGCGCCCGCCACCAGTCTGGCGAGCGCCACGACCCTCAATGTCGACAGCCGCGACGACGGCGGTAAGGTCCAGATCCTGTTGCGTTTCGATGACCTCTTCGGTGATGGGGCCGGGCAGATTCCCCTGGGCGCTACCATCCTCTCCGCCACGCTCGTGGTGGAGACCACCAGCAAGGGAGACGGCGCCACGCTCCACCGCATGCTTCAGCCCTGGGAGGATGGCGCCACCTGGAACGGCCTCGAGAACGGCATCCAGGCCGATGGCGTCGAAGCCGTGGCCCAGGCCGACCTCGACACCGGTTTCATCGGCGTCGGCACGACACACCTCGATGTCTCGTCGAGCCTGCAGGCCTGGGCCGACGGTGCACTGAACCTCGGTTGGGCCTTCCTGCCCACCGGCTCCGATGGCTGGGACTTCGACTCGGCAGAGGGCAGCTCGCCACCGCGACTGATCGTCGAATACAGTGTTCCCGACGACGATCCAACCAACCAGGCGCCCCTCGCTAACGACGACAGCATCATCACCGCTACGGACACCGCCGTGCAGATCGCCGTGCTCGCCAACGACAGCGACCCCGACGGCGATGCGCTGAGCCTCGGCGCCTTCACCCAGCCGACCAGCGGCAGCGTCACGGCCAACGCCGACGGCACGCTCACCTACACTCCCAACGCGGGCTTCACCGGCACCGACAGCTTCACCTACCGCGCCTCGGACGGGGCGCTTCAGAGCGAGCCCGCCACGGTCACCGTGACCGTCGAAGGGGCCAACCAGGCGCCCCTCGCCAACGACGACAGCATCACCACCGCCACGGACACCGCCGTGCAGATCGCCGTGCTCGCCAACGACAGCGATCCCGACGGCGATGTGCTGAGCCTCGGCGCCTTCACCCAGCCGACCAGCGGCAGTGTCACGGCCAACGCCGACGGCACGCTCACCTACACCCCCAACGCGGGCTTCACCGGCACCGACAGCTTCACCTACCGCGCCTCGGACGGGGCGCTTCAGAGCGAGCCCGCCACGGTCACCGTGACCGTCGAAGGGGCCAACCAGGCGCCCCTCGCTAACGACGACAGCATCATCACCGCCACGGACACCGCCGTGCAGATCGCCGTGCTCGCCAACGACAGCGACCCCGACGGCGATGCGCTGAGCCTCGGCGCCTTCACCCAGCCGACCAGCGGCAGTGTCACGGCCAACGCCGACGGCACGCTCACCTACACCCCCGACGCGGGCTTCACCGGCACCGACAGCTTCACCTACCGCGCCTCGGACGGGGCGCTTCAAAGCGAGCCCGCCACGGTCACCGTGACCGTCGAGGCGCCGCCCAGCATGACCGTCCAGTTCCAGCAGGGCCTCGAGGGCTATGCCGGCACGGCAGACACTTATCTCCGCGAGGCAGCGCCCGCCACCAGTCTGGCGAGCGCCACGACCCTCAATGTCGACAGCCGCGACGACGGCGGTAAGGTCCAGATCCTGTTGCGTTTCGATGACCTCTTCGGTGATGGGGCCGGGCAGATTCCCCTGGGCGCTACCATCCTCTCCGCCACGCTCGTGGTGGAGACCACCAGCAAGGGAGACGGCGCCACGCTCCACCGCATGCTTCAGCCCTGGGAGGATGGCGCCACCTGGAACGGCCTCGAGAACGGCATCCAGGCCGATGGCGTCGAAGCCGTGGCCCAGGCCGACCTCGACACCGGTTTCATCGGCGTCGGCACGACACACCTCGATGTCTCGTCGAGCCTGCAGGCCTGGGCCGACGGTGCACTGAACCTCGGTTGGGCCTTCCTGCCCACCGGCTCCGATGGCTGGGACTTCGACTCGGCAGAGGGCAGCTCGCCACCGCGACTGATCGTCGAATACAGTGTTCCCGACGACGATCCAACCAACCAGGCGCCCCTCGCTAACGACGACAGCATCATCACCGCTACGGACACCGCCGTGCAGATCGCCGTGCTCGCCAACGACAGCGACCCCGACGGCGATGCGCTGAGCCTCGGCGCCTTCACCCAGCCGACCAGCGGCAGCGTCACGGCCAACGCCGACGGCACGCTCACCTACACTCCCAACGCGGGCTTCACCGGCACCGACAGCTTCACCTACCGCGCCTCGGACGGGGCGCTTCAGAGCGAGCCCGCCACGGTCACCGTGACCGTCGAAGGGGCCAACCAGGCGCCCCTCGCCAACGACGACAGCATCACCACCGCCACGGACACCGCCGTGCAGATCGCCGTGCTCGCCAACGACAGCGATCCCGACGGCGATGTGCTGAGCCTCGGCGCCTTCACCCAGCCGACCAGCGGCAGCGTCACGGCCAACGCCGACGGCACGCTCACCTACACCCCCAACGCGGGCTTCACCGGCACCGACAGCTTCACCTACCGCGCCTCGGACGGGGCGCTTCAGAGCGAGCCCGCCACGGTCACCGTGACCGTAGAAGGGGCCAACCAGGCGCCCCTCGCTAACGACGACAGCATCATCACCGCTACGGACACCGCCGTGCAGATCGCCGTGCTCGCCAACGACAGCGACCCCGACGGCGATGCGCTGAGCCTCGGCGCCTTCACCCAGCCGACCAGCGGCAGCGTCACGGCCAACGCCGACGGCACGCTCACCTACACCCCCGACGCGGGCTTCACCGGCACCGACAGCTTCACCTACCGAGCCTCGGACGGGGCGCTTCAAAGCGAGCCCGCCACGGTCACCGTGACCGTCGAAGGGGCCAACCAGGCGCCCCTCGCCAACGACGACAGCATCACCACCGCCACCGACACCGCCGTGCAGATCGCCGTGCTCGCCAACGACAGCGATCCCGACGGCGATGCGCTGAGCCTCGGCGCCTTCACCCAGCCGACCAGCGGCAGTGTCACGGCCAACGCCGACGGCACGCTCACCTACACCCCCGACGCGGGCTTCACCGGCACCGACAGCTTCACCTACCGCGCCTCGGACGGGGCACTTCAGAGCGAGCCCGCCACGGTCACCGTGACCGTCGAAGGGGCCAACCAGGCGCCCCTCGCTAACGACGACAGCATCATCACAGCCACGGACACCGCCGTGCAGATCGCCGTGCTCGCCAACGACAGCGATCCCGACGGCGATGTGTTGAGCCTCGGCGCCTTCACCCAGCCGACCAGCGGCGGCGTCACGGCCAACGCCGACGGCACGCTCACCTACACTCCCAACGCGGGCTTCACCGGCACCGACAGCTTCACCTACCGCGCCTCGGACGGGGCGCTTCAGAGCGAGCCCGCCACGGTCACCGTGACCGTCGAAGGGGCCAACCAGGCACCCCTCGCCAACGACGACAGCATCACCACCGCCACGGACACCGCCGTGCAGATCGCCGTGCTCGCCAACGACAGCGATCCCGACGGCGATGCGCTGAGCCTCGGCGCCTTCACCCAGCCGACCAGCGGCAGCGTCACGGCCAACGCCGACGGCACGCTCACCTACACTCCCAACGCGGGCTTCACCGGCACCGACAGCTTCACCTACCGCGCCTCGGACGGGGCGCTTCAAAGCGAGCCCGCCACGGTCACCGTGACCGTCGAGGCGCCGCCCAGCATGACCGTCCAGTTCCAGCAGGGCCTCGAGGGATATGCCGGCACGGCAGACACCTATCTTCGCGAGGCAGCGCCCGCCACCAGTCTGGCGAGCGCCACGACCCTCAATGTCGACAGCCGCGACGACGGCGGTAAGGTCCAGATCCTGTTGCGTTTCGATGACCTCTTCGGTGATGGGGCCGGGCAGATTCCCCTGGGCGCTACCATCCTCTCCGCCACGCTCGTGGTGGAGACCACCAGCAAGGGAGACGGCGCCACGCTCCACCGCATGCTTCAGCCCTGGGGGGATGGCGCCACCTGGAACGGCCTCGAGAACGGCATCCAGGCCGATGGCGTCGAAGCCGTGGCCCAGGCCGATCTCGACACGGGTTTCATCGGCGTCGGCACGACACACCTCGATGTCTCGTCGAGCCTGCAGGCCTGGGCCGACGGTGCACTGAACCTCGGTTGGGCCTTCCTGCCCACCGGCTCCGATGGCTGGGACTTCGACTCGGCAGAAGGCAGCTCCCCACCGCGGCTGATCGTCGAATACAGCGTTCCCGTGGACGACCCGAGCAACGAAGCCCCCCTCGCCAACGACGATAGCATCACGCTTCCCTGGGACACCGCCGTGCAGGTCGCCGTGCTCGCCAACGACAGCGACCCCGATGGCGACCCGCTGAGCCTGGGTGCGCTCACAGCGCCCATGAACGGCACCCTGTCGGTCCAGTCCGACGGCACGCTGATCTACACCCCGGAAGCAGGCTTCAGCGGCACCGACAGCTTCACCTACCGCGCCTCGGATGGCCACTTGCTGAGCTCCCAGGCCATCGTCAGCATCACCGTCGAGGCAACAGGCGACGCGCGTGACACTTCCTACATCGCAACCGAGTTCAGCACCAGCGACAAACGCAACTTCTCTCACACCAACGCCAACAAGAGCTTCTATCACGATGGCGAATGGTGGAGCGTTTTGCCTGAGGAGTCGGGCTGGCACGTATACCGCTTCGATGGGCCCATTCCCGAACCCGGCAGCCTGGGGGGATGGACCATGGCCAGCCCCACGATGTTGACAAGCGGCCGCCGTGCCGACATCGCCTGGCACGATGAAACCGACACGCTATACGTCCTCAACTTCGGTCCCAGCGAGTCGGATCCGCGCCTGTTCAAGCTGGGCTACGACGCTGTCAACGGCGAATTCCAGATCCAGGCCGATATCCAGCTGGCCGGGGCAGGTGGAAAACTGACGGGCGCAGAGTGGCAACAGAGCACGGAAATGTCACTGGGCCTGGACCAGAATGGGAATCCTATCGTCTCCCTGATCGGTCCCTCTTCTGCGGGCGGCGAGGGTGGCCTTAAGCTCGCATTTCCCACGTCCGAGAGTCTGGAGACCTGGAATACGGCGCTGGTCGACAGTGGACCGACCACCGTCTCGGCCAGCAACGGAGACAACAAGGTCGACTTCGTGGCCTTCCAGATTGGCGGCGTCGACCATGTCGGATTCGTCTATGGCGATAACGCGACCGGACTCTGGAAATTCGCCTACCAGACAACGCCGTCGACGCCCGATGCCTATGCAAGCGGCTGGGTGATCGAGACCATCACTGGTGCGGTCGGCCTGGACAACCACCTGGCGGCATTGTGGGCTGACGACGCCATCATCATGACCATGAAGGACGATCAGGATGCCATCTGGACAGTAAAGGGAGTACCCGGCAACTGGGAGGCCCCCGTGCTGGTCCATGATGCGAGCTACGAGGCGAGCCGACCCACCCTGGCGTTCGATGAGGACAGTGATCAGATCTTCATCTTCTACCAGGAAAACGCCGTCTCTCCGTATGGCGACATTCACTTCAAGACGTCCCCTATCGCCGAACTCTCGTTTGATGCCAACGCTCCGGGAACCCGGTTCGTCTCAAGCGACAGCCCCGACGAGAACATGATCGACCCGCAAATGCCGACTCATTCCGTGGGCGAATCCACGGGCGGTGAATTCTTCGTCTTCGCCAGAAACGATGAGTCGAATGAGATCTGGTATAACGACTTCTCACTTGCCGAAGATGTACTCATTGCTTGA
- a CDS encoding type I secretion system permease/ATPase, giving the protein MASKREITDLQHVLRACRGGFASVGFFSLFVNLLMLVPALYMLQVYDRVLPTRSVETLLMLTLVVVFLFVVMGLLELVRSRMLVRIGNRLDLQLNERIYRSMFRRSLLSEGSPSSQPIDDLTTLRQFLAGNGLLAFFDAPWVPVYLGVLFLFHPWLGFFATAAALVLLALALVGEKVTKPLLAEANAEHIKARELATSNLRNAEVSHAMGMLPGIMGRWSRRRHHFLAEQSRANDRGEAVSSVSRTLRLLAQSLILGLGAWLVLRAEMTPGMLIAGAIIMGRALAPIDRLIGTWKGFVSARGAYGRLDELLTQIPVEENGMSLPSPQGEIRVEDVTAAPPGGQVPTLRGIQLAVPAGQHVGIIGPSAAGKSTLARVLLGIWPPRSGTARLDGADITRWNREQLGPYLGYLPQDIELFEGTIAENIARFGEVDSDKVVAAARKAGVHEMVLGMPGGYDTPIGAGGGGLSGGQRQRIALARALYGDPVLVVLDEPNASLDDRGEHALRAAMVALKREGVTLFVISHRVSVLRGMDTLLLMRDGQIQMGGPRDEVLAHLANQSPPRKAAGQAVRGRMVAVAGGNPGMGGEPTGGQPDAADEQQ; this is encoded by the coding sequence ATGGCCAGCAAGCGGGAAATCACGGATCTTCAGCACGTGCTACGTGCCTGCCGAGGTGGCTTTGCGTCGGTGGGGTTCTTCAGTCTGTTCGTGAACCTGCTAATGCTGGTACCCGCCCTCTACATGTTGCAGGTCTACGACCGGGTCCTCCCGACTCGGAGCGTCGAGACCCTGCTGATGCTCACCCTGGTGGTGGTCTTCCTGTTCGTCGTCATGGGACTACTCGAGCTGGTGCGCTCGCGGATGCTGGTGCGTATCGGCAATCGCCTCGACCTGCAGCTCAATGAGCGCATCTATCGGTCGATGTTTCGCCGTAGCCTGCTCAGCGAGGGGAGTCCCTCGTCCCAGCCGATCGATGATCTCACCACCCTGCGCCAGTTCCTGGCCGGTAACGGTCTGCTGGCCTTCTTCGACGCTCCCTGGGTGCCGGTCTATCTGGGGGTGCTGTTCCTCTTTCATCCCTGGCTGGGGTTCTTCGCGACCGCCGCCGCCCTGGTTCTGCTGGCCTTGGCGCTGGTGGGCGAGAAGGTCACCAAGCCCCTGCTGGCCGAGGCCAATGCGGAACATATCAAGGCCCGGGAACTGGCAACGTCCAACCTGCGCAATGCCGAGGTGTCGCATGCCATGGGCATGCTGCCCGGCATCATGGGCCGCTGGTCGCGCCGGCGTCATCACTTCCTGGCGGAGCAGTCCCGGGCCAACGATCGCGGCGAGGCCGTCAGCAGCGTGTCGCGGACGCTGCGCCTGTTGGCTCAGTCGCTGATCCTGGGGCTAGGGGCTTGGCTGGTGCTGCGTGCCGAGATGACGCCGGGCATGTTGATCGCCGGGGCCATCATCATGGGCCGCGCGCTGGCCCCCATCGACCGTCTGATCGGTACCTGGAAGGGCTTCGTGTCCGCCCGTGGGGCCTATGGCCGTCTCGATGAACTGTTGACACAGATCCCCGTGGAGGAAAACGGCATGTCGCTGCCGTCGCCGCAGGGAGAAATCCGGGTCGAGGACGTGACCGCTGCTCCACCCGGAGGGCAGGTGCCGACCCTGCGCGGCATCCAGCTGGCGGTGCCGGCAGGCCAGCATGTCGGGATCATCGGGCCCAGCGCCGCGGGGAAATCGACCCTGGCTCGGGTGCTGCTGGGTATCTGGCCGCCGCGGTCCGGCACTGCCCGCCTCGACGGGGCCGATATCACCCGCTGGAATCGCGAGCAGCTCGGCCCCTACCTCGGCTACCTGCCCCAGGACATCGAGCTCTTCGAAGGCACCATCGCCGAGAACATCGCCCGCTTCGGCGAGGTGGATTCCGACAAGGTGGTGGCGGCGGCGCGCAAGGCGGGGGTACACGAGATGGTGCTGGGGATGCCGGGGGGGTACGACACGCCCATCGGGGCCGGTGGAGGCGGGCTCTCCGGCGGCCAGCGCCAGCGCATCGCCCTGGCGCGGGCGCTCTACGGCGATCCTGTGCTGGTCGTGCTCGACGAGCCCAACGCGAGCCTCGACGACCGCGGTGAACATGCCCTGCGAGCGGCCATGGTGGCCCTCAAGCGCGAGGGAGTGACCCTCTTCGTGATCAGCCACCGGGTCAGCGTGCTGAGGGGCATGGACACCCTGCTGTTGATGCGTGACGGCCAGATCCAGATGGGCGGCCCGCGTGACGAGGTATTGGCGCATCTGGCCAACCAGTCACCCCCCCGGAAGGCCGCCGGCCAGGCCGTCAGGGGCCGGATGGTCGCGGTGGCCGGGGGAAATCCCGGCATGGGCGGTGAACCAACGGGAGGGCAACCCGATGCAGCAGACGAACAGCAGTGA
- a CDS encoding HlyD family type I secretion periplasmic adaptor subunit, with product MQQTNSSDVGARALSPQDRPSASGVLEGEYHVVPDNHRPYRRLGMLVLLLTLGGFGGWAITANLAVAVVASGHVTVESFRRSVQHLEGGIVRDILVADGDRVEAGQPLVMLDDTRARTRLQMARTQYLDGRATALRLLAEQRGEEVLRYPDELTNSDLPRVQEVLAVQRALFTARRQSQRGTLEALDEQAVQLQRQVEGLEEMVQIGERHAASLRTEAADLRRLFDKRMVGNQRLREVERDLLELSSEIASHRAEIGRLGSRISESRVQREITVQEYQGEIGEQLREAQTRATEAEEQIIDLMDQVGRTTVTAPVEGVIVERRVHSVGDVVRAGDPLMDIVPVNDSFLIEARVPDRDVNQLYVGQPAEIRFSAFNQRTTRVIEARVVFVGADSQLDEATGFRFYLVRLEVTDQGRQNMTEQMQLLSGMPAEAMIRTGERTFASYITKPIADMLARAIREE from the coding sequence ATGCAGCAGACGAACAGCAGTGACGTGGGGGCCCGTGCCCTCTCCCCACAGGACAGGCCTTCAGCATCTGGGGTGCTCGAGGGGGAGTACCACGTGGTGCCCGACAACCATCGCCCCTATCGGCGCCTCGGCATGCTGGTCCTGCTGCTGACACTGGGTGGCTTCGGTGGCTGGGCCATCACCGCCAATCTGGCGGTGGCCGTGGTGGCGTCCGGCCATGTGACCGTGGAGAGCTTCCGACGCTCGGTGCAGCACCTCGAGGGCGGGATCGTTCGTGACATCCTGGTCGCCGATGGTGATCGGGTGGAGGCGGGGCAACCATTGGTGATGCTCGACGATACCCGTGCACGCACTCGACTGCAGATGGCGCGTACCCAGTATCTTGACGGACGAGCTACCGCTTTGCGGCTGCTGGCCGAGCAGCGGGGCGAGGAAGTCCTCCGCTATCCCGACGAGCTGACTAACAGTGACCTGCCGAGGGTACAGGAGGTGCTCGCCGTTCAGCGGGCGCTGTTCACGGCGCGACGACAATCCCAGCGGGGCACTCTGGAGGCGCTGGACGAGCAGGCCGTTCAATTGCAGCGCCAGGTCGAAGGCCTGGAGGAGATGGTCCAGATCGGCGAGCGTCACGCCGCCTCGCTGCGCACCGAGGCGGCCGATCTGCGCCGGCTGTTCGACAAGCGGATGGTTGGCAACCAGCGACTGCGTGAGGTGGAACGCGACTTGCTGGAGCTCTCCAGCGAGATCGCCAGCCACCGCGCCGAGATCGGCCGGCTGGGGTCCCGGATCAGCGAGAGCCGCGTGCAGCGCGAGATCACGGTGCAGGAGTATCAAGGGGAGATCGGCGAGCAGTTGCGCGAGGCCCAGACCCGGGCCACCGAGGCCGAGGAGCAGATCATCGACCTCATGGACCAGGTGGGGCGCACCACGGTCACGGCGCCGGTGGAGGGAGTCATCGTGGAGCGCCGGGTGCACTCGGTGGGGGATGTGGTGCGCGCCGGCGATCCGCTGATGGATATCGTCCCCGTCAACGACAGCTTCCTGATCGAGGCCCGGGTGCCGGACCGCGACGTCAACCAGCTCTATGTCGGTCAGCCCGCCGAGATCCGCTTCTCCGCCTTCAACCAGCGCACGACCCGGGTCATCGAAGCACGGGTGGTCTTTGTCGGCGCCGACAGCCAACTGGACGAGGCTACCGGCTTCCGTTTCTACCTGGTGCGACTGGAAGTCACCGACCAGGGGCGTCAGAACATGACCGAGCAGATGCAGCTTCTTTCCGGCATGCCGGCAGAGGCCATGATCCGCACCGGTGAACGCACCTTCGCCAGCTACATCACCAAGCCAATCGCCGACATGTTGGCCAGGGCTATCAGAGAAGAGTAA